The Fluviispira sanaruensis sequence TAAAGATCATGTAAAAAGAACTGTGCCTGCGCAAAAGAAACAAGCGAAAGACCAAAACTGACAGATTGATTTAAGTGCTCGGCTAATTTTTCATAATCGAGCACTAAGTTTGATTCAGTACCGGATAAAAAAGGCAGTATTTTATTGACCACTGCATAGGCTCCATTCTTATGGGATAGCTGACAATCTTCACGCAATAAATAAAAATTATATAGATTTTCGATTAAAGGAAGATTGATAAAACCAGGAGATATATATTTTTTTCCTTGGCTTGCAAGGGAAAGACAAAAAACATCTCGATTGGAGCTTTGCACAAAGTACTTTTTAATATTTTTTGGCAATGAATTTATAATAATTTTATTTTTCTCAACTAAAGATTTTGCAATAAAAAGTCCTCTGCCTGATTTTAAGCGAAAAGATTTATAAAGATTATTAATATAATCTTTGTTTTTTTGTGTCAGAGCACTATTTTTAAAATCTCCGTTAGAATGTGCACTTATTTTTTGCAGTGATTGATATGTTTGCCAATACGGTTGAGAAAAAGAGATGTATAAACCGGTTTCAGCAGACTCGGCAAAGGCATTTTGCGCAAGGCTGAGAGCACTTATGATATGTTGATTATTAAGTGAAATATAATTTAATTTATGAGATATCAAGGAAAGATCTCGCAGTTTATTTTCTCTCTCTTTATTGATATTTGAAAATGCACGATAAAAAGATTCAGATATAAAAAGAAAAAAAAGAGCACAGAGCATAGCTAAAATAAGAAAAATCAGTCCACTGACTAAAGCCTGACCTGACTCGCACGAAGCTTTAAGATTATTCATCAATTTTCCTTTTTTTCTTTAAATATATATTGAGAAAGATCAACTTCTCGAATAAATTCCATTGTTTCTTGTGTGATATTCTCTTCTAGACCATAAATACTCACTGGCATAGCCAGACCCTTTTCAAAGATTTGTGTGGATGCAGGCCACGGAACATATGTGGAAACGCGCACACGATACCAGTAAATTGGATTGTACGTTTTTGCTCCGGCAAAATGGCCAAGACAATTTCTCTTTGCTTGAGATCTTCGCCCAACTTGCATAGAAGGATTAAAAAAACTTGAAAATAAAACAGGCAAGCAGGTCGTAACCTTTAAATAAACACCTTCGGGATGGCTTAAATTACTAAAAACAAATTGGAGAGAAATAGTATAATTATGGTGTGGAATAGAATAAATCCATTTATTTTCAGCATTCAATTCTTTCTCAAATGAAATAAAAGAAGTAGGAAAAAGCTTAAGGGTATGCTGCAGTTGTTTTTTAATTTTATCATCATAAACTATACTCTTAAAAGAAGAAAGAGAATGCTTTTGCGGGATAGACCCATTGCGCTTAAGTGCAAGTTCACTGTGCGAAATTTGTAAAGCAATGTCAGACACTGCAGCTTTAAACACCGCTTTAAATGCGAGTAGACGCACGATTTCAATCAGAGCAAATGCACTTATAGCTAAAATAACTTGCGTGATGAGAGATTCGACTAAAACCTGCCCCGCTGAAGAGGTCCAATCTATTTTTTTGCTCACTTTATCCATCACTCTCTCTTTGCTTTTTTTAATTTTAAAAAAAAGTTAATGTCTGGCTCAGGCTCTATTTTTTTCACTTTTATAACTTGTTCTTTAATTTTCTTTAACTTATTATTCTCTGTAATCTCGTTGCTTAGAGCAATACCCATTTTTTGTCTGGAGAGCAGATTAGGTTCAGTTCTAATTTCATGTTGAGCTTTGCGCAGAATATCTTTATAGACTGCATAAATATTCTTTTTTAACTGATATTTATAAGTATATGATTCATTCTCAAGAGAAAGAAATTGCTTTTGCTGGAGCGCAATAATAAAAAACAAAAACAGCAATAAAAACCTCCAATTTTTAAATATTTTTTTAACAATAATTTGAATAATACAAAATAAAACCCCATTATTTATTTGGTTTTCAAGAAATTGAAATAAACTATCCGTTAGCATTAAAAATAATTTTTCACCCTTAACATTTGTCGATAAAAGAGATATTTTCTCTTCTAAATCAATAAATACGTAAAAGTCTTTTTGAAACAAAAAAACTTCATTTGTCTCTACCAAAACCTTTTTCTCACTTTCGATCACAAGAAATGTCCCAGCAGAAGCTTTGTTAAACGTAAGAATGTCCTGAGCTTCATCCAGAGAAAAATATTGATTATTTTTAACATCGAAAAGAATTTTTTTATCGCTCAAAAATTTTCTCCTGAATTTTCCATGATATATTCACAATAATTTGGAAAATATTGCGCATATTTTTTTAACTCGAGAATAGAAAAAAGAAAAAAATGATCTTTCCTTTTCTGAGATATTAACTTATTCGATTCTAACAACAACAATTCATCTCGTTCACTTATTGCAAAAACGCGCAATCCCATATCTTGACAATTTTCAATTGGCTTTTTAATTGAGCTAACATTTCCTTGGATAGAAATAACTGAAGAATAAGGAAGAGCAATAAAACCGCTATAACTATCATCAGTATGGGCTTGTGTTGTTAAAGGAATCACTTTGAAGTCCCAAATCCCGCGGATTTGGGGGATTTTATCGTTTAAAAAAGAGTGTTTTTTGAGCGATATTTTTTGTGACGTTTTATTTTTTATAAAATGATTTTTCCATGTTAAAAAATCATGTTGGTTCTGATTATAATTAACGACTGAAGTTTCTTTTTGGTTACTAACATCGAAAAGAATAATAAATACGATCATCCAAGTAAAAATTTTAATAAAATAATTGCTATCTAAAAACTTCCGAACACTCTTATAAATCAAAAATATAATATAGAAAAAGAAATAAATAATTTCTTTAAAAATGTTATTTTTAAAGACAAATCTATAATCTAGAACCTGAGTTGACTTTAATGGCAGTTCATTTAAAAAAATAAAATATCTTTTATTACAGGTAAATATTTTATCTTCTATTTGATAAATAATAAAACCTCTTATAAAAATTATTTCTTTATAATTACAAAAACTAAATTGAAAAATTCCACTTTCTCTTTCAAAGATTAAATACATTGCAACCTCAATCTAATAAACTTCCACTTAGATTTTTCCCAAAATCTTTCGCTTTCATATTCATAAAATTTTTAATTTCATTGTTTTCAGCTTGTAAATCGCTACGAATAGCTGAGACTGCTATCCACAGTTCAGATTCCTCATCGTGAAATTTTCTACTTTTGAAAAGCTCACCTAAAATAGGAATACTGCCCAAAAATGGATATTTTTCTATATTTTTTGAGTTTTTTGCTTGTACTAATCCGCTTAAAAGGGCTAGATTGTTGTCTTTCAAAATAATATTGGTATTTAATTTTCGCTTGATAAAACCAGGGATGTTTTGACTGGCATAGAGTTGAGAAACATCGCTCACTTCTAAATCGAGTTTTAACCAAATACTTCCATCCGATTGCACACGCGGAAGTACATTAAATATAATTCCAAAAGGTTTAAAACTCACCGACGAGTTGTAACTGTTCCCAGAGTTTTGAGCGGTTACAATAGGAACTTCACCCCCTGCTAGGAATGAAGCTTTTTCACCTGAGCGTGAAAGCACAACAGGTTGGGCGAGATTGCGCACAAATGATCTCTCTTCCAAAGCTTTTACTAAGAAATTCAACGGTGCAATTTGCAGAATAGGTTCACGGATAGGAGCACTTATAAGTGAAGAAGCAAAGTTTAATGAAGTTGATATAGGTGCTTGCATACCAGGAGACTGAATACCGCCCCCAATTCCTTCTTTTTTTCCAACTTCTAAAAATTCGAAATTGATTTGAACGACACTGCTTTCTCCTGAAAAGTGACTGGTGGCATCGATTAAATTGGGCAAGAGTGCATTTAAATAATCCCATGCTCTATGTTTACCAATTGGAGATGAAGGCACACCTGTGAGAGTAAATACTCCTCCTTTATTTATAATATATAAACTTTTTTCTCCTAACATCTTTAAATCTGATTGGAGGGAATGCAGAACTCCTAATTCAATCTGAGTTGATATTTGATACGTTGGAAAAAATAATTTGCCATGCATGCCAACTGCTTTTGCAACCGAACGAAAATCTTCAAACTTTTTGATCTTCCCTAGCAAAATAATACGTCCATTTTTAATGAATACTTTAAGTCCAGCTATTTTTTTTAAATGAGTCGTCAAATAACTCAAAGGCAGTGAGTGCTCTTGATTCTGATTCTCAGTTGTTTCAGAATATCTTCCTTCTACAATATTCTTGCCAACTTGTACCTGCCAAAGCTTTTCATTTCCACCTTCATATTGAATAGAAAGAGTCGCTTGCCCATTTTGCTTGGGTATAATTTTAATTGAATTTGTTAGACCTATTCTTTGAATGTCAAAAACATCCGGATCCGAAATTTGAATACTTTGTGGAGCAGAAAAGAGCTGTATAACTTTTGTTTTTCCCAATTTTATGTTTAAATTTTCTGCAGAATAAGCAGATAAAGATATTATTAATATAATAAAAGTTAAAATAGAAATAACCATTTTGCTCAAATAATAAATTATTTTTGCTTTGTTATTTTTAATAATTTTAATTCCATTTGGAATATTCTCTATAGAAACTTTTGTGATGAGATCAGGATGAACTTCCAATGTATAAAAACTTTTTCTTGGCACAATAAATATAAAATTTTTTTCGATAATTATTGGTTTGCACAGTAATTTTCTGTGCCTGTCTAAACAGAAAATAGCAATAGAGAAAGACATTCCAAAAGTATGAAAAATTCGTTTTTTCCTATAAAGCAAACCTTCATCGAGAGGCAGTGTGAGGTGATTTAATAATCCAGTCATCGCTGCTTGCAGTCCACACGGAGATTTCAGTTTTACTGGAAATCCATCGAGATTAAGTTCAAATGTATTAAATTTATCATGAAGTTTTATCACACTGGCCCCTCTCATCTCTGTTCCATCTGATCGTGTTTATGCTCAGAAATTTTTCATTTGCCAAATGACACTCTGCTGATTTTTTATTCGATGAATAAGTTCAATTTATTAGATAAATTAAAAACAAATCTTACATTACAAATATTCAATTATTGATTTCAAAGATTTAGATAAGTTACAAAATCTGTATTCTGTTCGCAAAAGAATCACTAAATGAAATTGTGATTAAAATTTTTATCAAGAAAGGATTAATCCTCATGTCACACATATTTTTTAAAGAGGAAAAGGGCCAAGGCCTAACAGAATATGCCATCATTTTGAGTCTGATCGCAGTCGCTTCAATCGCTGCAACTGCATTTTTTGGTGGCGCTATAAAAGCAAAAATTGCCGCACTTGCAGGTGCTATCTCCGGACAAGATAGCAAAATAGTCAACGAAGCTGAAAAAAAAGCAAATTCTGCTGCTGAAAAAGCACAAAAAAATGCTTCCACAGTGACAGGCAACACATCCATAAAAAAAGATGAAGATATTTTTGACAAAGAAGCTTTATAGTTTGTAAATATATATATTATTAGAAAATTTTTATGAAAACTACAAATTTAAATTGGAATACGCACAAAGAAAATGAAAAAACAGAAAATAAAAAATCACCGCAAAAAAATTGTTTTTATTTAACTCTTTTTTTATCAATATTAGTTACATTTATTCAATATATACTCTTTGCAAACCTTTTTCAAAGAGATGAAGACATACCAAAGCGGAATCGCTATGCCGTTGCGGTTGCTCAGAAAAATATTTACAAAAATCAAAAAGCAAATGAAAAAGATATAAAATTTATTTATTTGGATATAGGAGAAACAAAAGAGCAATATATTTTAAATTCTGAATTTGATCAATTCCGTGAAAAGAAACTATTAATTGATATTAACGAAAATATCCCTCTATTTAAGAATAATTTTTCTTCCACGCTCATTGAGAATCATTTGCCAGAAAAAATTCCATTTGGCAAAAGATTTTTTGTTCTAGATGTAGAAATTAGCCCTATATTATCCCACATTCAAATTGGTGATCGCATTGACATCATTGCCCATTTACAAATTCCTCAAATTGGCCGCGCAACAGAAACAATCTTAGATGGAATCGAAATTATCGGAATAGGCGACCGATTAAATAAATCCAACAACCAAATCCCAAGTCATTCCCTTAGCTTTTATCTCTCTCCAGATGAAGTGAAAATTCTTAGTTTTATGAAACAGTATTCACAATTTTCAATCTCATTGCGGAATCCAAATGATTTTAAGAATAAAAAAAGCTCCGCGGTAACATTTAATAAATTTCTCGAAGATCCAAGAATCAAAAAGATTATTAAAGAGGATACTTTTCAAATAATACATGGAGAACAAGTTCGATGAACTGGAAAATAATAAATCATTTTGAAAATAAAATTGCTCAAATTGAGGATAAAACGATTCTAACCATTGGCAATAATGAAAATTGCGATATTATCATTCCAAATTCCGCAAAAATTAAAATCTACTGCCAAGTATTGCTCCACGATGGTTTCATTTTCGAAATCAGGGAAGAAAAAGTAAATACATTCTTTTTAAAGAAAAATTTAACTTTTTTCTCACAGAAAATTGATTTTTTCTATGAAAAAAATGACAATTTTTTCCTCCAAAGCCTACTTGATAAAGATTTAAATAAATCATGTTTCAATCTCTTTTTATTTTCAGCAAATAAAAATGCAAGTATTGATATCTTATTTCCAACTAATGAAAATAAGATATCAATCACTGCAGAAGAAATGAAACAATTTATTAAAAATCCTTATCTAATAGACCTTATTTATCAACAAATAACTCATATATTTTCGCTTGAACTCTTTAAAAATACTTTAGCAGAAGTACAAAACCAACTTTCACAAATTTCAATTATACAATTAGAAACAAAAACTTATCATTACTTTGATATCGTAGAAACTGCGTGTTCCTATTTAGATACAATCTTTTGGGAAAATCATAGTGTTTTTTCTGAAGAAAATATTTATTTATTTAAAAAAATAATATGGTGTGTTTGTGCGCAAATTGTCGACTATGGAATTATAACCCTTCCCCTCTATGATGAAGGAATTTCTGAAATCTTAATCAACAATGCAAAAAAAGTGTATTTTGAAAGTAAAGGTCAACTAAAAATATCACCTCTCATATTCAGCTCTAACAACTCTCTCATGACGCTCATTGAAAGAATATGCACTTCAGTAGGGCGAAAAATCGACGAAAGCACCCCTTATTGCGATGCACGCTTACCAAATGGCGCACGGGTGCATGCCATCATACCTCCATTATCTTTAAACGGTCCCTGTCTCACAATTCGAAAATTTCCAAGATATTCTATTGATATGGATTATCTAGTTAAAAATTCATCTTTGACAAAGCAAATGGCTGATCTTTTAAAAGAGATTGTGCAGAATAAGAAAAATATTTTGATCTCTGGGGGAACCGGGACGGGCAAAACAACTTTTTTAAACTGTTTAAGCTCTTTTATTGGAAAGGATGAACGCGTCATTACAATCGAAGATTCTGCAGAACTACAATTGCAGCAACCTCATGTCATCCGCCTCGAAACACGCAGCGCAAACAGTGAAAAAATGGGGAAAGTGACAATGAGGGAACTGCTAAAAAATGCTTTGCGCATGCGCCCGGATCGTATTGTTATCGGTGAATGCCGCGGCGAAGAAGCATTAGATATGCTGCAGGCAATGAATACTGGTCATGATGGGAGTATGACGACGATTCACTCGAACTCTGCAAAAGATGCTTTGAGCCGGCTCGAAACACTCGTCATGTATGCTTCGCAAAACCTCCCCTCTGCCGCCATTCGCGAACAGATGAGCACAGCTATTCATTTTATCATTCAATTGACTCGGTGTGCGAATGGTTTGCGCTGTGTAGAATCTATTCATTCTATTATTACTCTTTGCGAACTAACAAAATCTATTAAAACCCAGTGTATATATGAACTCGATTGAGATAAGAATATTATTTGCTGTTGTACTCCTTATCATAAATTATCTAATAATAGTTTATAATCAATTACGGTTTAAAAAATTATATTTATGTATATTTCCTATTGCACTTATTATTATTCCTTGCGCACTGAGCATTTTCAAATTTATCCATTTAAAAATTAAACTCAAGCAGGAAGAGAAGCACTTGCTTTCAGAAATCCCAGCTCTCATTGACTCGCTTCACTCCTATTTAAAAGCAGGAATTCATATTTCGGAAGCAATTTTATTCGTTGCAAAAAAACCCTATTGGAGCCCGACAATTAAGAGAAATTTATTTGTTATATGCAGCTCTTACCAGCAAGGTCTTTCTTTTCAAGAGTCTATTAAGAAAGCAATGGATTTGAAAAGCACAGTGCGTCACAATAAACATATTCAATATATCTTAGCGGCCATTCAAATAGGCCACCAAAGCGGTACAAAAATATGCTCTATTTTAGAAAATGCCAAAGCTAAAACCATGACTAGTATTAAAATTGAAGAAAAAATAAAAGTATTAACTGCTCAAATGAAATTTCAAGCGATCATCATATCATCTATCCCATCAATATTATTTATTGTAATTTACTTTATTTCTCCAGAACATATTCTTTTCTTTTTTTACAACATAATTGGCAATGTCCTATTATTTATTTGCATTATTTTTAATTTATTAGGCATCATTATTCTAAAAAGGATCACTAAAATTGTTTGAGAGTATTTTTATCATTACTTCTATACTTATAAATTTAATTTTATTTTATTTAATTATAAAATATAAAAAATTATTAAATCGTTTGAATAAACAAAATTTTAATAGATTTTTAACAGAAAAAAGCAAATTAAAAATTCTAAATTTTTTCAAATGTATTTACCAAAATAAGAGTACTTTTTCTAATTATGCTCTTACAGATTTTTTGGATACCTTTGTATTAAACTTACACGCGGGATTAAACACATTTAAAGCTTTCGAGCGCGCAAGTTTTTCAATCACAGATCAAAATTTACAGATATATTGCAAAAATATTTTAAAAAAATATTATTTAGGCTCTTCATTTCTCGAAGCTTTGCAAACTGTTCGGAAAGCAGAAAGCAACTGCGATTTACAAGAAGCTATTGAAAGCATTACTCTTTCACTCTTACTTGGAACCTCACTCGCAGAAAATTTAGCTCAACTCAGCAATCAGCTCAAAGCAAAAGCAAACACAGAGCTCGAAAAGTTAGCAAGTGAAGCATCTGTAAAAATGATCTTTCCACTGGTTTTCTTTATTTTTCCAGTTATATTTATTTTATTAGGAAGTGCATCAATTGAAGATTTTATAATATCATTTAACAACTGACTCTTGTTTATAAAGGAAGGTTATGGAAAATATAGAAAACACGACTCATGATAAACTGAAAGCACTCCAGAAAATCAGTTCTGAGAATATATCGACCGAGGCATTTCTTGAATTTTATTTTATCGACACTATCAATTTATGGCGTAATAAGCTGGGAGAAATCGCTAAAGATTATGAATTGAGTCGTCTTGAACGGAGAATCCTCGTTTATATTGGACGATACCCAGGTATTCGCCAAGCGGATCTTGCATTTGTAATGGACGTTGAACCACAAAGTCTCACACGCTCACTTGAAAACATGGAGAATAAAAAATGGCTCGATAAGCACGACGATAATCATGACAAGCGAGCAAAGAGCTTAAAGCTTACTTATTTGGGCGAGAAAAAACTAAATGATGCTCTACAAGTAAGTGAAATGATTAGACCTAAAGTCCTAAAAGATATTACGGAACAAGAGAAAGCCTTATTAGCAAATGTTCTTAAAACTATAAGAAAAAATCTTGAAGGGATTCTTTAAGAGCAAATAAAAAAGCTAATTAATTTAAATATTAAAAGTGCAATCTATTTTGCTCCAAAACAACCAATGCCGCACCTATTGCTCCCGAAGAATCTCCCATCCGATGCTTGTACACTGTGACAGGATTATCAGGTAAATAAGTATTTTCACCTATCTTAGCTTCAATACCTTCATAAATAATATCCTGCAGACTCAATCCACCACCAAAAACAAAATAATGCGGATCTAGCATACAGGTGAGAGTTCCTAAAAAGCTTGCCAAATCTTTTTTATATTGCTTGACCACGGCTAAAGCAATTGGATCTTGTGTTTTATAGAGCTCAAAAATTTCTTGAGCAGAAGGACGCTTTTCAATTTGTGAGTAAATACGTGAATTTAATGAAGCCTCGAGCGCTGGTCCACACAGATATTGCTCAGCACATCCTCTACGACCGCAATAACATGGATAGCCTTCTGAGTAGAGGGTCATGTGACCAATCTCGCCAGCGCCTCCACGTTTTCCAGTGACAGCACGCCCATTTACAATTAATCCACCACCAAAACCAGAACCTAAAATAAGTCCCATAGAAACTTGTTTGCTCACAGGTATTTTAGTCTTTTTAAAGTGTTCAATTCCTGCTCCACAGAGTGTTTCTGCTAAAGCAAAACAATTGGCATCGTTTTCAGATAGTATAGGAAAAGAGACATTGAGTTTAATGCGTAGATCTTTTTGTAGATTGTGACCAACTAAAATCATTGTATTACTAGAAGTAACGAGTTCTGAAATGGGATCCACAGGGCCAGGTACGCTCAAACCGATTCCTGCTAAAGAATGAAGATCTAAATTTCTTTCAGCGCAGACTTCGTTGGCAAGTTGAGACATTTTATCAATGACTTGTTCATATCCATTGTGCCTTTCTGTTAGCACTCTTTTTTTATAAAGCACAAAACCAGGAACAATTTCACCCGTTGATTTTTGAAACTCAAAAGAAGAGAGATAGCTTTCTTCTTTTTTCATTATACCAAAATGTAGAAGCATTGCTTCAATTTTTGTACCACCTATATCGAATCCAATAAGATACATAATATGCTCTCCAACAGAACCAACAAAAATCTGTGTTCCTACCTTGCCATATTTATAACCGTCATATCAACATTCATTTAACATTTATTGATTTTTAGCTAACACATTGATTTGTATATATGACATTTATTTGTTATTTTGAGTAATATTCATGCAAATTATCAATTTCGATATTCATAAGTTTAATTTCTTGAAATAACCTTTCCAAAAGAGATCGTAATTTAATTTCTTCAAATGAGATTTTACGACCTTTGCTGTTATAAAGATCCTTAGTGATTTTCACTTCAACGCTTTGAAAGTCCCATTGGGCTAAGGAATTTAATCTTAATTCTAATGCATTTTCTTTCGACATTGGAACGCGTAATACGGATTCATTGAAATAATTTTGGATAGCTTGCAATTGTTCTTTTACATAACGAAATGAATCCATTCTTTTTTCTAACGATCCAACTCTAAGAGCATTTAAAACCGTTAATAATGAATAATGAATTCTTTCTTGACTCAAAATAAATGCTTCGTATTCCTTTGAAGGGAAATTTCTTTTACCTATTTCATAATATATTTCAAGTATCCGATTGCGCGCCATTTGATTTTGTGTTGCAGACAATACTTTTTGTGCATAAATATCTTCGTATGTTTTTTTCCCATCAATCCATTCAATAATATATTGAAACAATATATCTTTATCTCTAACAATATTTTTAAGGTCAGTATGAAAACTTTTCTTCGCAAAATTTGGCCAGAGAAAAAAAGAACCTAAAGTACCTAGCAATGCACCAACTGCGACATCCTCAATTCGTAAAATAGCAAATGATATTCCGTTGGGATGGGCTGTTACGTAAAGCATCATAAGGGCAAAAGTAAAGAAAAAAATTGAATATGTATAGGATTGAACAGTATTTACAGTATTATAAATTGCAAATACAACAGAAAGTAGAATTAATAATATATAAATATTCATATCATTTGGAAATAGAAGTACAATAAAATAAGCCAAAATACAACCAAGTATTGTTCCAATAAGTCTTTGTTTTGCCTTAATTACTGTTGCGCCAAAATTGGCTTGTAAACAAACGAGAGATGTGATAAGAATCCAACCTGGAAACTCGGTTTTCAAGAAAAACTCATCAAGAATAACTGCTATGACACAGATCACTCCCGCTCTCCAAGCTTGTCGCACTTCCATAATTTCAAAATCGATCATCGTTTTGAAAAAAGTTTTCAAATTTTTAAAATATAAATCTCGAAGCATCTCTTCACTCATTTCGACATAGAAATTTGAGTTCAGCATTTAGCAAACTAATATTATCTTTTAATTGCAAACCTACAGCCAAGATATCTGTAAAAAATTCGTCATTGACAAATTCTTCGTGACTTGCTTCAATTTTACTAAATTCATTCTTAGCATCGTTAAATAAATTTTCATATATTTCCTTTATATCATCAATACCAATATCCTTATTGTAAACTAAAAAGTTTAATAGTGATTTATTGATCCTTTTAATTGAATAAAAAATGTTTCGCACCTGACTTTCATATTTTAAAGGAACATTTAAAGCTCTCAGTTTAATACTAATACCAATTGTTGTTTCTATAAATCGTTCTTCTAATGTCGCTAAAGCATAAAATATAAAAATTTTTTCATTTAATTGAGCACTTTTTTTTCTTTGTATATCAATCTCTTTTAGCATTATTCTTAAACTTTGAATTCGTAAAAATATTTTTTGTCGCCTCATAGTCAAATAATTTGCAGATTCGTCTGACTTATTAAACGTATAGTTCTCAACAGACTCAATATAAAAAGACATTTCTCTTAAAATTGATCGCATTTCAAATAAACATTCTTTTTTAAGCCGAGGTCTAAATAAAATCGCACTGATAAAAAATGATATTATGAATGCTATCGTATTCATAATGGCATGTTCTTTTGTGACTTTAAAATTGTACTGAGAAAATAGGGAATATTGAGGAATAACAAAGATCCATATCGAATAAACGGAAGGGATCTTATAATAAGAAAAAACATGAATAAAAAAAGCTAAAAAAAACGAGAAAAAAGCTATAGATAAATAAGTCATTGAATAAGGGAAAGCGATAAAAATAAGAGCAGTTGAAAATAAATACGCTAACAACATATTAAATTCTATGCGCCAATAAGGACAGCGAGTACATGCTTGGGTTAAACCCAATGCGCATAATCCCATAAAAATGAGTTCTTGATTCCGCGTAAAATAATAAATAGCGAAAACACTCAAGATTGCTAAAGAACTTCTTACACCTTGAATAAAAGATCGATAATCTCTTTCCCAAGCAAGTAAGAATTGTTGATAAATTGCTTTTTTATTCATCCAATTGAGTTAACCACTCCATTATCAGTTTCATTTCACGCCCAGTAATCAAATTTTTACCATACGCAATATCAAAAATATCTGTCGTCTTAAACAAACTGTGTAACGAAACATTTGCTAAAGTGAATTTCTCTATCATTTTTTTCAAACTGTGCTGCGATAAGCTGACCGCTGTTAAAATTTGAAAACCATCATTACGCACATGCTCACAGGCTTGCAAGATACTTCCCCCTGTCGTTACCATGTCATCTACTACAATGACATGCGCCTCACTTGGAAT is a genomic window containing:
- a CDS encoding FUSC family protein translates to MLRDLYFKNLKTFFKTMIDFEIMEVRQAWRAGVICVIAVILDEFFLKTEFPGWILITSLVCLQANFGATVIKAKQRLIGTILGCILAYFIVLLFPNDMNIYILLILLSVVFAIYNTVNTVQSYTYSIFFFTFALMMLYVTAHPNGISFAILRIEDVAVGALLGTLGSFFLWPNFAKKSFHTDLKNIVRDKDILFQYIIEWIDGKKTYEDIYAQKVLSATQNQMARNRILEIYYEIGKRNFPSKEYEAFILSQERIHYSLLTVLNALRVGSLEKRMDSFRYVKEQLQAIQNYFNESVLRVPMSKENALELRLNSLAQWDFQSVEVKITKDLYNSKGRKISFEEIKLRSLLERLFQEIKLMNIEIDNLHEYYSK